GAGAGCTAGGCTTTGTCCTCATAGGACTTCCATTCTAGTGAATTTGATAAGCAAGTACAAACAGGTGTGATGAGCAGCACAAATTGGGGCACCTAACCTGAGGGGATGGGGTCAATACCAACTTTATAAATGTCACTTTGGGGAGCTTTGAGGCAGTCTGCATGGTCTCTGTACCTTGAAGTTCAAGGgtcttttcctgttttcctgaaTCTGGCAAACTTAGTCCAGAACAAGAAAGGACTAAATTTAGCTGATATTTTTGCTCAGCCAGCCCAAGTGGTTGtgtgtttgttgtttttgttgtcataggCAGGGGCGCCGTGTGTCACAGGGCTGTCGGAGCAGACGTGGATCTCTGTGTCAGTGGTCAGGGGCTGACCAACCCCGGACCCTCAGGCTGCAACCATGTCGTAGTGTGTGTAAACATCCTACACTCTCAGCTGTGAGCTTAAGGTGGCTGGGAGAGGGTTGTTTACTCCTTCTGCCATGGGAAACGTCAGCTGAAGAAGGAAGTCTCTTCACCCAGCAGATTGGACAGAGTGCGACCTCCCTAGTCAGCCGAGGAGGCATCCCAGCGGAGGGCTGTCCCTCAGGCCCCCTGGGTTGCGCTTCTGTGGCTAAGTACAAACCAGAACCAGATGTGACACTGGATAGATGTGGCCTTCACTTCACTGACCACAGAGCTCTCAGTGTGCTGTGAAAAGCTGGGCACTTGCCTAACAGTGCTCTCAACATTTGATTCCGAAACCAACCTAGGAAAAGCCCTGTGTCTCTTACCCCTGCTCTGTCCCTCCTGAGGTGGTGGGGACAAAATAAGGAGAGTGCTGCCTCTTTGCAAGTTGGGGAGCTGGCCTGAGAGCATGACGTTTGGGTAGGATCTTCCTGGTGCCTGCAGTTAGCACTGTTCTCAGATCACAGGCCTTGGCGGCATTTACTGACAAGCACTGCTGGTGTGTGCTGTTTAGTTACGGTAATTATTTGCCCGTTTGCGACTCATCACGCAATGGTGATTACTCTGTACTTCAGAAAATTGGCTGTATGTTTTCTAAAGCCTATGGAATCTGttatttttagtttgatttagcaCAACTGGTCTCTTCAAATTCCACTTTCCTTTGGCTTCAAATGTGGAGAGCTCAGCATTCAAGCAGACAACTGCACAGAGCTCATTTGGGGGAGGAATGGAAATTCACTGTGGCGGCTGCTGAGTTGGTTCTTTTCCTCTTACCTGCCTCTCCTTCTGCCCCACAGGAGGAGGTGCGCCAGTCTGTGACTCCTGCTGAGCCTGTCCAGTACTACTTCACGCTGGCTCAGCAGCCCACCGCCGTCCAGGTCCAGGGGCAGCAGCAAGGCCAGCAGACCACCAGCTCCACAACCACCATCCAGCCCGGGCAGATCATCATTGCACAGCCTCAGCAGGGACAGGTCTGCGAGCTGCCGAGGGTGCCCAAGCCTCTTAGGTTTGGGATAGCGCCAGTGTGACTAGGGCAGAGAGGCAGTCAGTCATAGAGCCCTGGATTTGAAGTCTGAAACTGGGCGTTTCCCCAGATTCAGCCACTGAGATAACATGTCACCCTAATCTCTCGAGGCCCTAGTTTCCTCATGGGTCAAATGAGGAAAGTACAATGAACAAGATGTTCTCCAGGATCCCTATaagccaaaaaaaattttttaactctcTATAATGCTCCATGACGGGTAGTGGCATCTCCATAGAAGGTATTTTAAGTGGACCCCATGCCTGCTGTCCATGCCTCCGGTGTCTACACCGCAATTGGAATTTATGCCCTTACATGATAGATCAGGCCTCAACTGCCAGCTTGCATAcctctcctcttcttctcccTATTTCTCTGTCCCACCATATTTATGTCAATGACCTTCTCTTTTTATAACGGTAATCAAAAGATACTTTCTCTCCCCAGCTGTGTTGTTGTGAGAGCAGTAACATTCATGTTTGTTGAGGATCATGAGAGGCTGCAAAGAACTGTCTTCTCTTAGTTCTGaatctgaattccttgtcagttgtttgtttattcatcaaACATTGAACATCCAAAGTCCTATGCTATGTGTTGGGGATACAAGCATGAATAAAACAGTCCTCATTTTTTAAGAATTCACAATCTAGTTGGGGCTACAAATACTTAAAGATTATACTATCACTTGCAAATGTAAGATATTCTTAGGCTTGTGTCAAGGGTGTTATGGGAGCACATCAAATGGGGCACCTAACAGGgatgtgagggagggagaaggcatcCTGAAGGCAGCGGTACAGGTCTTAGAGGAAACAGTGGAAATGAATCCGatgaagaggggagggagggcttTCCCAGTGGAGGGTACAGCATCAGCACAGGGCATGCTGTCAGGGTTCAGTCAGCATGGGGGAACTTCAGGGCAAGTCTGAAAAGATAGGACACATCTTAGCCTTGTGTATTCTAGTAAGGAGCTGCATTTGCCtagacagaaaaaaaacagagCAGAGGTATTTATCATTTAAGTATTAATTATGACTTTAGGATTTATTCCTTGCTCATTTTTTGATCCATGTAACAGAAATTTACTGAATGCTTCCCTTTTGCCAGCTGCCCTGGTAGACAGGAGGGGTTCAAAGATGATTGCAGCTTCGTCCCTGCCTCAGGGTGTTCCACTGCACTGGGATGCTTAAGGGACCTTCTTTGGCTAATGCTTGTGCCTTTGCAGTAGCGAGAGTTTTACCTGCCAAAGGCTTTATCCCTTCTGAGCCAACTTCAAGGAGTCTGCCAAGGGCTGGCTCCGGTTGGCCGATTATCCTAAGATGCTCATGGCTGTTGTGCCCTGACAGCAGGGCACGCCATACGTGGCTTGACTGCTGCCATGATAACACAAGCCCTCATTTTCTTGAAATGATTTAGAAATACCTTGGAAATCCTCTTGGGAAAATTGAGTTGATATAGTACAGTGATGAGTTAGCTGGCAGTAtgctttgtattttttaagtCCACGAGAATTTCATCTATCTTCTCTGCCACCCAGACTTGCTCAGCTTGGAGCTGGTAAGGCTTGTGGGGATCGCAGAGTTGGTCCCTCCCAGCACATTTCCGCTGTTGTTTTGCTGTCCTGCTGTTCCAGGATGGCTTATGCTGTGTCACACCTCCCTGGACCTGTAGTAATTAGTATTTCATGTTGAGTTCAGAAAGCCTTTGCAGGACAGAATACATATTAAAGTTGGAAGGCAAGCATGTTTTGGTAAAGTGAATCCTGTGTTTCTGTCATAAAATTGGAAACTTTTTTATTCCTGGAGGTTTGAGAAATAGTCTGAGTTGAAAATTGTGCTGAGAACTGGAGGTGTTTCCTGTTATTCTAGCCCACTTCTGTGTGTATTTTTACAGATCCCTCTGTTACCTTTCTTTCCCACAGTCCTCCAGTGTATAGTACCCCTGAATCTAGTCTGTAGTTCCCAGAATACATCCCTTGTAACTTTAGATGCATGGTAGACATACGCAGTCAGAATGTAACATCAGAACAGCAACATGGATTGAAGCCTATAATTTCACTGAAAATCCCAAAGTCATCTTATTGAGGTGATTTTTCATTCAGAGTGGGGAGAGAGCATATCTGAATCGGGGTTGGGGGTGTACGTATAGATTAAAAGGTCCCACCTCCTTCCATCACCTCCCCCCACCACTCggcaccacctccaccaccagaTGAGCAAGATATGCTGGGCTCACTGCTTAAAGTTTTTTGAGATTTGAACAGATgactgacctgtcctttggactgTTTCAGATCTTACTGTCTTGTCTCTCACAGGAGCACGTTTCATAGGACTACAATCCGCTAAGTGTATGTGAGAGACACGGACTCTGCCAGGTCATATACATTAGACAGAAATTTCTTAAATCTGAGATACCTGTTTCTTGACAGTTAAAATCCTTGTTTTATTAAATTCTGTTGCTTAAGGGTAGCCTCAGTTAAGATTCAACTCTTAACAGTGTCTAGTGTCTTAACAGTGTTTGTCCCATGGGAAGCTGTGCTGTGATCTAGAGCAGCCAGCTGGACGGTGTGGGCTGAAGTCACTCTGCTGCTGGAATAGGGCGAAAGCCAGTATGTGGAATTTTCATTCCAGCATCTTGCATGTCTAAGAAAGAGCCCAGGATCCTGAACTTAGTAAATTCATATTGACAAATTGGGCTAATCCTTGTGCTTTTGCACTGGTGAGAGCATTACCATCTGTTTTACTTTAAACAGTAACTGTAGCAATGCCCTAGCCTAAAGGATTGTGTAGGTTGAGTATTGTTATTAGTGTTAAGATGAGCTAAGGTACTCATGGAGAGCATTTGCTCCTAGTTAACTGCTCAATATTAACTCTTTGGTAGCCTCATGGTTCTGAGTCAGCGCTCAATTAGCTTGCTCATGACTTCTTTCCAGACCACACCGGTGACCATGCAGGTTGGAGAAGGTCAGCAGGTGCAGATTGTCCAGGCTCAGCCCCAGGGCCAAGCCCAGCAGGCTCAGAGCAGCACGGGACAGACCATGCAGGTGATGCAGCAGATCATCACGAACACAGGAGAGATCCAGCAGATCCCGGTAAGCCCTGCCCTGCCTCAAGGTCTGCATGGCACTGTGCAATGTAACAGGAAATACTTAAAAGAttttatagacacacacatacatatatgtaataatgtgtgtgtgtgtgtgcgtgcatatgtacatatttttaaatctatattcCCATTACCCTAGACCACAACTTAGTCCACTGTGTACTTACCCACTGCTTTCTTTTCATTCAGGTTCAGGTTCACCACGGGGCAGCTCCTCTTGATTTCCCCCATCCCACCTACACAGAGAATTGTTGTAACCACTACGCCGTGCCAAGGCCCAGAGGCCCTGTGTGGCAGTCCTGTCTTTTGATTAGCTGAGTAAAAGAGGGAGGTGTACAGGGAAAGCCATAAATACACTTGTTGCATATTCATGAGTCAGTTCCCAGTAGAGCCTGCAGCAAAGTGTATTTTTGGCTTTCATTTAACTTATCTGTTCCTTCACTGTGGACTGCTGCTTCCTGTGTGCCTTGAGGgatttcatttcttaaatttgtTGGCTTTTTTACTTGTACTTCTTTTATAAAAATAGGTTCCTGTCTTAATACTTGACATCTATACATTGGTCATTCTGCCACTAACAAATATGGATAGTGAGTGACATGGAGGAGTCCCTCTGTTTCCTGCCCATTTGCTCATCCTGTTGTAAGTGAAATGTAGACAGATACAGAAACTCACTTAAACTTGGTTAACCACTTCCTCTTTGAAAAAAGCTTGAGAAACGCCTTCTTCCTTAGATTAACATAGTAATAGCCCAAGAAAAAGCTTAGAAAAGTGGAGGCTGTGTTTCTGTGGATCACTTTCCAtctcacttctccctccctcctccctccctctctctccctcatgcatgcacacatacagtATCTTCAATTCCAGGTGTCTTGCCTCACTGTTTCACCACCAACCACAAGACCTCTCTCTTGAATGATTCTCATTTTTGTATGTGAAGACACCAAAACAAGTTCAGTGAAGCCAGAAAAGAGTCCTCACTTTATAGTAACTTTAACTAGAATCTTTTTAACCTTCTGGGGCACAGAGCCTTAGCACAGATTCGTTGCAGAATTCAGGACCTTATCTTTACTGTTCTCAGATACTTTCTACAGCATCTGCATTTCTAAACTCATCAAAGTGTTCATAATAATGATAACCTTCAGGAAGGAAACTGTTTCTCTTTGAAAGCCCAAGAAGGGGATGTGTAGGGTTATTCCTTCTGTGATTAATGTAAAAAGCTGTGAGGGCCCCTAGCCTTGTCCTGTGGTTGAGCACTGATAGGCAGAGGATCACCAGATATCTAAACTGAAGCCTCAGAGAAGAGCTTCTTGCTTCCAAGAACTACTTGGAACTCTTTGGCTCACAGCTTTTCAGTCACATTTGAGTTTCTGCAAAGGGCTCTTCCCAACTGGGAAATGTAAAATCTGTAAAATCCAATGCTATCAGTGCACCTACCCCTGACTTCTGGGACAAGGCTTTGGTCTTTCATCCCATGTTCCTTGGCTGGCGTACTAGTGACTCTTGGGACCAGCCACATCAGTCTCTCGACAGATGAGGTTTCCCAGGTGCCCAGCTGCCTCCATCCCCATAAGCAACTTAAAAGTTGTTGCCTGGAAGCTGCATTGTGGGATACAGGTGGGGAGTCTAGGCATGGCACCCCAACTTCCCGGCAGCATCTCCTGGTATATTCTCCAGAAAAAAATGACTGCAGGTCATAATATCCTGCCCTGTCTTCTTTGAACCAGATTCTTaataggtttttgtttttctattccccTCATCTTTCCTTAAGTGGACATTTCTGGAATGGTCTACCAAGAACTTCAGTGGTAGTCTTTTCTTGGTGATTAAATCCTCTTTGAGGCTGGAAGTTTCACAGAGGCAGTTTGATTTAATGCTGCATACAGGAGTGCAGCTTCATCCTATCAGCATTTTCCTTATGGAAGTGAAATTCCCTGCAATGAAGTTGGTTCTTGAAGGCAAGGGGAAATTTTGCTCCAGGGTAAAGAACTGTGACTTGCCTAGTTGCCTCAAGAAGCTCACACTTGTCACAAAGGCAGCCTGGGCAGCTAAGGAGAGTGGTGTCTGGGCCCCCAGGTAGAGAGACCAAATCTGCTGGTGCTGCTGGGACCTCTTTCATCCCCCATATCGTGTCCTCCTCAGCTGCCTGTTTTCTCTGCTGAGCTGCAGTTCCTCTCACCTTGTAACCGCCTGGGTTCCCCCCTTCATCCTCACGCCAGAAGCACTGATGCTTTCGTGGTGCCCTGGAGTGTCACGGAGTCCAGTTTAGGCTTTTAGCACACAGTTAAATGCAGCAGTGTGGTATATGGTATTATCTGATACTTCATCTTAAGCATGAGGGACTCGGAGGGCATTTTTGTAGCTTTGGTTCCCCATGATGGGGTTTTCTGTAAAAGGTTTATTGATTCAGTTTCCTCTTGGGAAATGTTTGGCCAGAGCTAGTGCTGAACACCAAGGATCCTAAAAGTCCCACAGACCCTGGTTGGTTCTGGCTCTTGAGGACGGAGATAGTAAAGCAGGCCAGTTTTTTCTTTACGATGTGCAGCATGGAGTTGGGGTActagggtggtggggtggggtagtGGCCATCTTCTTTGGGCTCCTGAAGGAACTGGAGCTCCTCAGTATTATATCAGCCATCCTGGGAACTGGGGCTGGGAAAtgtggaggtggaggggagaAAGGCCCACACTTAGGTACAAGCATTCCAGTAATGCCAGACAGTCTTTGGGATGAAATCCTAAGATTAACTGTGATTAAACAGCTAAGAACCAGTGCATGTTGAGGGTACAGCCGTGCTGTTCTCGCAGATGTGGTAGGATCCTCTGGGAATTTTTTCTGAAATCCATTCAGAGAACATAtccttttctgtgtgttgtgtgttgtgtgatggaGATGTTATGGTTCTGCTTGTTGTGACCTCTGTTAAAAAGGAACTTTTCAGGGTAGGCTTCTTTTGAGAGGTTTGTGGGGTAGGGAACAGTCACTGTCTCTGGTCATACAAAGTTTGCCTGTTTGCGGTTGCACTCAGTTCCTGCGGTCTGTGTCTCTGCCTGCCCTAGGTGCAGCTGAATGCCGGCCAGCTGCAGTACATTCGCTTAGCACAGCCTGTGTCAGGCACCCAAGTCGTGCAGGGACAGATCCAGACACTTGCTACCAATGCTCAACAGGTATGTGCCTAGAGATGCAAGGCTTGAGTTGGGGAACCAACAGGAGCTGGTTCTGGAAAGGAGTGCTCAGCACACGACTTTTTTGCCACTTTATCCTTTAGCAGTTGACTTTCACACCCTCCACATCTATTCTGCATGCCAAGGGACAGATGGGGTTTATAGGAGTATTGGTTTCAAAGTGTGTCTCTTAGCGTCTTGTTTTCAAggtacaaagaaatgcaaggcagGGGAATTCtcaaaaataattgaagaaagcgtgtgtgtgtgagggggtgcgcctgtgtgtgtgtgtgtgtgtgtgtgtgtgtgtgtgtgtctaagttgGGTTAGGGAGGTGTTTTGACAGACTGCCTTACTGTCAGGCTGAGTTTTCATCTTTAAACCTGAATAACTTTTGGGTTCTGGCGCACCTCCTGTGCCCTTTGGGAAGCTTAATTAGACTTTGCCCCACCTCCTCATGCACCCCTTGCCAAGGATTGCTCTGCTTTTCTCTTCTCATATATAAGATGTTGAAGGCTGTGAGCCATAGGTACTGAGGGGGTTGGGCTTGGGATTGGGACTGTGGGCATCTTTTGCAGGGATGGGGGATGCTCATCAAAGGGAGGTTAATGGACTCATTTGCCTTAGACCCAAAAAAAGCAGCAATCGTTTAAGAGCTGGACCTGTCTGGCCCAGTTGCATTTCTGGTGATGTATCTATTGACAGTGGTGACAGAGCTGAGTTTGTAGTACAGGTCTCCAAAGATCTCATTTCGGAAAATATGAGGAACGAGCCAACAGCAAGACTTCTGAGATTCATACAGTCTGTGGGATCATTAAAGTGCCTGCTCTAAACCTTGGCTCGCATGGGAACTTGGGCTTTTCCCTCGTTTCCTTGGGGCTCACTGACATGGAATCAGATTTCAAGACTGGTCATACCCTTGGGTACCCACCCCAAACCGTGTAAGATTCTAAACTGGGATATAAAAACTATATGGCAtgggggtgggaggaaatgagaagagtTTTTGGTTCCCCAGAGGTCAGTTTGGGGACCAAAAACTAAAGCCAGGATGTGGGGAGAGTTGGGTGCACAGAGGGTAAGGGGAGAAGCAAGAAGAGGGCATCTGAAGGCAGTCTGTCAACAACACATTGCAGCTGGGACAACCTGGCACTTTgtaggtgcttagtaaatgtttgttgagtgaatactGATAAATAATATGTAAATGGAGTTTAAAGGTATAAATGAAACTTGACTCTCAGCTGATATGAAGGGCATTCCTGCTGACCATAGAGTACAGTTAACCTCATCTATGAAGagtattttccatttgtttcaggGTCATTCATTTATCCTGCAAATTAATTTCTTGCAGTATTTTTTGAATACTTTGCATTGGGAGGTATAAAGACAAAACTTAACTTCTACCTTGAAGCAGCTTACATAGACTGGTGGGAAGAGAAAGACCCAAACATGGAATAATAGTAAGAAATCCTCCCAAAGCCCTTTTATATCCATCCACTTCTTGCTCCTTGCAGCCTCATGGGTGGGACTGATAGGTTGTTTTGGCCATTGTGAGGACACTTGAGAGAGCAACCTTTCAGGTTGGCTGAGATGATCGCAGATGATGGAACACAGAGGGCATCACTAGTCAAATGTTCCATAGATACAAACAGTGCACACAGGCACACTTTCTTATCGACCTTCTTTCTTATCGACCAAGTATCTCCAGCAGCTGGCATTTATATGATGCACTTTTACATGTcagtaaatttcttttaaaaatatatttaaaattcccACATACAATTTTAAGTGCTTGTGATAAATgtgccaccccaccccacccccgtccCCAACCCCGCCTTGGCCCAGAGGGCCACGTGTGGCCTCTCTCGGAAAAAGTACTTCACAGGTTTGCGACAAGGGCTTTCAGGGCCAAGGCTACATGCTCGCCAGGGTGTTTCATATTCCAGTCAGATAATCTGGGTGATACGGGTTTGGTTTAGAGTCCACCTTCCAAGAATAAAAGGGACCACTTATCACTGCCTGTTTTGCAGTCTGCCTTCAATGGCTGAAAGATAGACTCttagggcttctgcctaaaccataATTATTATGCCCTGATGTTAGCACATAGGAGCTAGCTATTTTGTTTAACTTGAGCCCCAGGTGCTAGAGATCTTGCAGTGAGTAGATGGCAGGAGTGGGGAGTAGGTGGACATTAAGAGAGACAGTCATAGAAGGTGTATGTTACGTGCTCCAGGGTCCTCTCCATGGTGCCGACTCTGTGTAGCTATCAGTGCTTGGGGTAGGGAGGGGCCCTTGCTTTCTTGGTACCTGTCAGGCACTTGTTCTGTGCCAGGCCTTATTCTGGGTGCTCAGTATGCCTTGTCTTGTTTGATCCTCACAACCCTCACGTGGGTGGTGGGCTGGTGGACGAGATCCTGCAGCTGACCTgcctattctgccatcttgatTCCTACAGATCACGCAGACAGAGGTCCAGCAAGGACAGCAGCAGTTCAGCCAGTTTACAGATGGACAGGTAGGACACCCAGCCTGGGCAGGAGCAGAGGGTGAAGAGTTGGGGGCGTAGCAGGTAATATCTTTTGGGTTTGGATGATTAGAGCAACTGTCCCATCTTCTGTGAGTAACGAGTGGATAGAAATTGTTAAACACAGTAGTCTTTAAATCAGGGTGCCTATCCTTTAGATTTATGGACTTAATGGGAACTACATCCTCGTTTTACAGTTGGGTAAACCGAGCCCTGGAGATGTGCAGTGCTCACGCAGCTGTTCATTGCAGAACCAGGACTAGGATGCAGGCCTCCTGTTTCCTTCTCTAGGACTGGTTTTCCCTAAGCCATGCTGTTTTTTAATAGCATGGATTGgttgaaatgaaaaggaaatgtggTCTCTCAAGCTGTCTTGGTGCCTGGAATTGAGTAATTCTCAACCCGTGTGAGGAAGGAGTCTTCccttttccctctgcctttcCCCTCACACCGTAATCCCAGAGACCCCTGAGGACATGATAGGATGACATGCCCAAATTGTGTTCTCTGCTGCCGTGAAGGAAGAGGAGTTGACATCAGAGCACGCCTCTGGCTTCTTCCAGTCCACGAGGCTGCACACCAGGGCTCCTGTGGCCAAGTATCTTGGCTTTTGGTTTCTTTTGGGAACTTGTGAAATCCAGTATCCAGTTGACCCTAACCTTCCTTAGTGGCCATGTGAGATCTTCTCCACCCCTCACAAGTCACAGGGCTGTAGTATGTGTTTGATCCCAGGTGACTTCCTCAGCAGGGCCCATGGAGAAGTGCAGGttaagtgtagcctcagcctgaACCAGCTTTTCTGAGGAAAAGAGGAGAGGGGGTAATCCTACTGCCCCTGCCAGTGAGGATTACTAAGAGTTGGGGAAATGCTGACTTCCAAGCTGCTGGTATAGTGGTTCGAATTGCTTGTGTTTGTCACAGAGGAACAGCGTGCAGGAAGCTCGAGGCTCTGAGCTCCCGGgagaggcagagcccagagaagtGAAAGCCGCAGGAAGTGCAACTCCCTGCACCTCCTCCCCGCCCACcacacacccccccacacaccgggCTGGTGCCTCCTGTGTCTGCTGCTCCCAACCCCAGCAGAGCTCCacatcccctcctccctctgacGCCTTGCAGTGGGTGGTGGTTGAGATATCTGGGGCCCCCAACCAACTTGAGGCCCATAGGGAGCTGCATGCCCCTCTCCCAGGGGTGACCTCActctctcctctccacccctcgcAGCAGCTCTACCAGATCCAGCAAGTCACCATGCCTGCCGGCCAGGACCTCGCCCAGCCCATGTTCATCCAGTCAGCCAACCAGCCCTCCGACGGGCAGGCTCCCCAGGTGACCGGCGACTGAGGGCCTGAGCTGGCAAGGCCAAGGACACCCAACACAATTTTTGATACACAGCCCTGGTCGGTGGGCACAGCCTCCCTCCCCAGATGACCCGGCTGACCTCAGCGCCTCCTGCAGGCTGGGACACTGGTGCAGGTGCAGCACTCCCCTCACCTGGGGGCCGAACAGAAAGatgcaatattttttatttcctttctttccatttttttctccaaggAATCAATATTTCAATATGTTGAGCTCTGTGTCCAGTGctatgaaacaaaaatattaaataacataTTTATGGCAAGAGTGTGgttgaagaaatatttgttttttttggttcTTACTGCCACTTCTTTTTAGGAGCAAATCTGCTCAGGGGCATATTTTGTCTCCTGACTCTTGGTACAACTGATACCCCAGAATTTGCCACCTTATTCTGCCCTCAGATTAAATGAGGTGAACACATGTAGCTTCTTCACTAGCATCCTTCCCCCATCCTCCTGCTCTTGCCCCAGAGCTCTGTGTATTTGCATCCAGAGGCCATGGAAATATTCCTTACATTTAAGAGCTGAATTCATTAGTCAGGAGAGTGGATGGTTTCAGTCCCAAACCTTCTCTCCCAGGGACCTAAGGAGACTAGAACTCAGTGCATTTGTTGTCCCTAcccccatttttaattttattttcttaaatgcatTAAACATTGTGCTAGTCTCCTTTGTTGTATGGACTTCAAACTGCATGAAATGCAATAAATCCATTTTAGGTAACTTAGagtctgggtttctgtgtttggGGGCATTCATGGGACCACTTTGACTGGGAAAGACTTGGAAATTGGAAAGGTTCATTTGTCCTGGGAAGTGGGGGATCTTGTGAGGAGAGGATGTCCAAAGTCAAGGGAACTTAGGCTGTATATCTGATTCAAACTGAAGTCGtcagctgatttttaaaattaacttcatcAGAATCTATTTGCTGCTCAGAGGTACATGCCTACCTTACTTCCTGGACTACCACACATGGGCCAGATTCAGCTGTGTCCT
The sequence above is a segment of the Manis pentadactyla isolate mManPen7 chromosome 4, mManPen7.hap1, whole genome shotgun sequence genome. Coding sequences within it:
- the NFYC gene encoding nuclear transcription factor Y subunit gamma isoform X2 gives rise to the protein MSTEGGFGGTSSSDAQQSLQSFWPRVMEEIRNLTVKDFRVQELPLARIKKIMKLDEDVKRNDIAMAITKFDQFDFLIDIVPRDELKPPKRQEEVRQSVTPAEPVQYYFTLAQQPTAVQVQGQQQGQQTTSSTTTIQPGQIIIAQPQQGQTTPVTMQVGEGQQVQIVQAQPQGQAQQAQSSTGQTMQVMQQIITNTGEIQQIPVQLNAGQLQYIRLAQPVSGTQVVQGQIQTLATNAQQITQTEVQQGQQQFSQFTDGQQLYQIQQVTMPAGQDLAQPMFIQSANQPSDGQAPQVTGD
- the NFYC gene encoding nuclear transcription factor Y subunit gamma isoform X1, producing the protein MSTEGGFGGTSSSDAQQSLQSFWPRVMEEIRNLTVKDFRVQELPLARIKKIMKLDEDVKMISAEAPVLFAKAAQIFITELTLRAWIHTEDNKRRTLQRNDIAMAITKFDQFDFLIDIVPRDELKPPKRQEEVRQSVTPAEPVQYYFTLAQQPTAVQVQGQQQGQQTTSSTTTIQPGQIIIAQPQQGQTTPVTMQVGEGQQVQIVQAQPQGQAQQAQSSTGQTMQVMQQIITNTGEIQQIPVQLNAGQLQYIRLAQPVSGTQVVQGQIQTLATNAQQITQTEVQQGQQQFSQFTDGQQLYQIQQVTMPAGQDLAQPMFIQSANQPSDGQAPQVTGD